From a region of the Mercurialis annua linkage group LG1-X, ddMerAnnu1.2, whole genome shotgun sequence genome:
- the LOC126655273 gene encoding 36.4 kDa proline-rich protein, translating to MPHKMDSTKVSALLFICMFFTSAAATAVNPDCGACKPPKKGHKGGGGGGGGGLVPPIVKPPINLPPVIPPVVKPPINLPPVIPPIVKPPINLPPVIPPVVKPPIKLPPVIPPIVKPPINLPPVIPPVVKPPINLPPVIPPVVKPPINLPPVIPPIVKPPIDLPPILMPPGTSNPPKGSGGKPCPPPPSSSKGDTCPIDTLKLGACVDLLGGLVHIGLGDPAVNECCPVLAGLVELEAAACLCTTLKLKLLNLNVYVPIALQLLVTCGKTPPPGYTCSL from the coding sequence ATGCCACACAAAATGGATTCCACCAAAGTTTCAGCTCTTCTCTTTATTTGCATGTTCTTCACTTCCGCCGCAGCTACTGCAGTTAACCCTGACTGCGGCGCTTGCAAACCACCAAAGAAGGGTCATAAGGGTGGtggtggaggaggaggtggtggccttGTGCCACCTATTGTTAAACCTCCGATTAACTTGCCACCGGTCATTCCTCCCGTTGTTAAACCTCCTATCAACTTGCCCCCGGTCATTCCTCCCATTGTTAAACCTCCTATCAACTTGCCACCGGTCATTCCCCCCGTTGTTAAGCCACCCATCAAATTACCACCGGTCATTCCTCCCATTGTTAAGCCACCCATCAACTTGCCACCGGTCATTCCCCCCGTTGTTAAGCCACCCATCAACTTGCCACCGGTCATTCCCCCCGTTGTTAAGCCACCCATCAACTTGCCACCGGTGATTCCTCCCATTGTTAAACCACCCATCGATCTTCCTCCAATTCTTATGCCGCCAGGTACCAGTAACCCACCAAAGGGAAGCGGCGGTAAACCATGCCCACCACCACCGTCGTCATCAAAAGGTGACACCTGCCCAATTGATACATTGAAATTGGGTGCTTGTGTTGATCTTCTAGGCGGGTTAGTGCACATTGGACTCGGAGACCCGGCTGTGAATGAATGTTGCCCAGTTCTTGCAGGACTTGTTGAGCTTGAAGCTGCAGCTTGCCTCTGCACAACTCTGAAACTGAAGCTTCTGAACCTTAATGTCTATGTCCCAATTGCTCTTCAACTCCTTGTTACTTGTGGCAAAACTCCTCCTCCTGGTTACACTTGCTCTCTCTAG
- the LOC126655135 gene encoding repetitive proline-rich cell wall protein 2-like → MDSTKISSLLFLCMFFTFSVATVVDPDSGACPPVKPPPLVKPPIVEPPIVKPPVVKPPVVKPPVKPPIVKPPVVKPPVKPPVVKPPVKPPVVKPPVVKPPIKPPVVKPPVKPPVVKPPVKPPVVKPPIVKPPVVKPPVVKPPVVKPPVVKPPVVKPPVIKPPVVKPPVVKPPVIKPPVVKPPVVKPPVIKPPVVKPPVVKPPVIKPPVVKPPVVKPPVVKPPVVKPPVIEPPVIKPPVVKPPVIEPPVVKPPVVEPPVVKPPVIKPPVVEPPVVKPPVVEPPVVNPPIKLPPVIPPVVTPPVILPPVIPPVVEPPINMPMPPVSPPAVEPPINLPMPPVSPPVVEPPINLPPVSPPAVEPPINMPMPPVSPPAVEPPINLPMPPVSPPIVEPPINLPPVSPPAVQPPINSPPECPPIAEPPVDLPPAAAPPFAPPPGAANPPEGSGEEPCPPPSSSEGDTCPIDTLKLGACVDLLGGLVHIGLGDPAVNECCPVLQGLVETEAAACLCTTLKLKLLNLNIYVPLALQLLVTCGKSPPPGYTCSP, encoded by the coding sequence ATGGACTCTACCAAAATTTCATCTCTTCTCTTCCTTTGCATGTTCTTCACTTTCTCAGTTGCCACCGTAGTTGACCCTGACAGTGGCGCTTGTCCCCCCGTCAAGCCACCACCACTTGTTAAGCCCCCCATAGTTGAGCCTCCTATTGTCAAGCCCCCCGTTGTCAAGCCGCCTGTTGTCAAGCCACCCGTTAAGCCTCCAATTGTTAAGCCCCCCGTTGTTAAGCCACCCGTAAAGCCTCCCGTCGTTAAGCCGCCCGTAAAGCCTCCCGTCGTTAAGCCGCCCGTTGTTAAGCCACCAATTAAGCCTCCCGTTGTTAAGCCACCCGTAAAGCCTCCCGTCGTTAAGCCGCCCGTAAAGCCTCCCGTCGTTAAGCCGCCCATCGTTAAGCCTCCCGTCGTTAAACCTCCCGTCGTTAAGCCTCCCGTCGTTAAACCTCCCGTAGTTAAGCCACCCGTCGTCAAGCCTCCCGTAATTAAGCCTCCCGTAGTTAAGCCACCCGTCGTTAAGCCTCCCGTAATTAAGCCTCCCGTAGTTAAGCCACCCGTCGTTAAGCCTCCCGTAATTAAGCCTCCCGTAGTTAAGCCACCCGTTGTTAAGCCTCCTGTAATTAAACCACCCGTCGTTAAGCCTCCCGTAGTTAAGCCACCTGTCGTTAAGCCTCCCGTAGTTAAGCCACCCGTCATTGAGCCTCCCGTAATTAAACCACCCGTCGTTAAGCCACCCGTCATTGAGCCTCCTGTAGTTAAACCACCCGTCGTTGAGCCTCCCGTGGTTAAACCTCCCGTGATTAAACCTCCCGTTGTTGAGCCACCCGTCGTTAAGCCTCCCGTAGTTGAGCCACCCGTTGTTAATCCACCTATAAAGTTGCCACCAGTGATTCCCCCTGTTGTCACCCCACCCGTCATCTTACCTCCAGTAATTCCCCCCGTTGTTGAGCCACCCATCAACATGCCAATGCCACCGGTGAGTCCTCCGGCTGTTGAGCCACCCATCAACTTGCCAATGCCACCGGTGAGTCCCCCTGTTGTTGAGCCACCAATCAACTTGCCCCCGGTGAGCCCCCCCGCTGTTGAGCCACCCATCAACATGCCAATGCCACCGGTGAGTCCTCCGGCTGTTGAGCCACCCATCAACTTGCCAATGCCACCGGTGAGTCCCCCTATTGTTGAGCCACCAATCAACTTGCCCCCGGTGAGCCCCCCTGCTGTTCAGCCACCCATCAACTCGCCACCGGAGTGTCCTCCTATTGCTGAACCACCAGTCGATCTTCCTCCAGCTGCAGCCCCTCCATTTGCTCCACCGCCAGGTGCCGCTAACCCACCAGAGGGAAGCGGCGAAGAACCATGCCCACCACCGTCATCATCAGAAGGTGATACTTGCCCAATTGATACATTAAAATTGGGCGCTTGTGTTGATCTTCTTGGCGGGTTAGTACACATTGGACTAGGAGACCCAGCTGTGAATGAATGTTGCCCAGTACTTCAAGGACTCGTTGAGACAGAAGCTGCCGCTTGCCTCTGCACAACTCTGAAACTGAAGCTTCTGAACCTCAATATCTATGTCCCACTTGCTCTTCAACTTCTCGTCACTTGTGGAAAATCTCCTCCTCCTGGTTACACCTGCTCCCCCTAG